In Streptomyces sp. TLI_146, the genomic stretch TGCTGCTGCGCGGCGCCCCCAGGAAGGTCGACGCCATCGAGGTCGAATCGGCCGTGCACGACAAGGTCGCCGTCCTCGGCAGCGTCTACGCCGGGGTCGACGCGGTGGCCAACCGGCACGCCAACGCCTCCCGGCTGCTGCGCGGCGCCGCCTCGTACTACATGGGCGGCCTGCGCGCGGTGCTCGGCTGGCGCACCGCCCACTACCGCGTGACCGTCGACGGTACGCTCCACGAGCGCAGCGGCTACACCGTGATCGCCGCCAACTCCGGCTTCTACGGCTTCGGGCGGCACATCGCGCCGGGCGCGGCCGTGGACGACGGACTGCTCGACGTGGTCATCCTCAACGACTCCCCCCGCCGGCTGTTCTTCAAGGTCATGAAGGAGCTGGAGGACGGCAGCCATGTCCACCGGCCGCAGGTGGAGATCCTGCGCGGCCGCGAAGTGCGCATCGAGGCGGACCGCCCCCTCCCGTACGGGGCGGACGGCGAGGTCGAGGCGGTCCTGCCGGTCACCGCGCGCGTACTGCCGGGGGCGCTCACCCTGCTGGCGTGAGCCGAGGCGTACCGTCCGCGTTACGGGGAATCCGCACGGCATGACCACTCAAGCCGAGCGGGCCAGGGCGCGAACTGCCAGGCGGGTCATGGCCGTTCGGATTCTGATCATGGTGGTGGCGATCGCCGCGCTGGCGGCGTTCTCCGCCGTCCTCGCCGAGTTGACCCTCACCCCGTCGCCCGCCTCGCGCGACATCGCGGGGTCCAACCTGCGGCCGGGCCACTCGCTGCGCGAGTACGCCGACGACTACACCTTCCTCGCCGCCTGCCGGCAGGTCGGCGGCAATCTGCTGCTCGGCGTGCCCTTCGGGCTGATCCTGCCGGTGCTGGTGCGCCGACGGCTGCGGGCGGTGCGGGTGCTGCTGTACACGGTCGTCGTGATGGTCTTCATCGAGCTGGCGCAGGGGGCGCTCGTCGAGGGGCGCGCGTTCGACGTGGACGACGTGCTGCTCAACACGTCCGGGGCGCTGCTCGGCTATGTGCTGCTCGGCCGCCGTATGGGACGCGGCTTCCACCACCTCGGGGAGCGGCGGCGCGAGGGCACCAAGCCGAGCCGGGTGTGGCGCTTCGGCGAACGCCGGGCCGCCGCACCGCGCCGCTGAGGGCCCCCGCACGGTCGTGCGCGGCCAGCCGCAGCCGTCCCGCCCCTCACCCGTTCCGCCGTTCCGTATGCCTGATGCGCCGCCGTGTCACTACGATCCGTTATGGGCTGGTTCGCCCTCGGGAGACACCGGCCCGGCCGCGGACTCCCCGCCCTCACGGCCAGGACCCGCGAAAGGCAGGCACGCAACCATGCTCAGTACCGACTTCGTCACCGGCGCACCCAACTGGCTCGACCTCGGCAGCCCCGACACCAAGGCCGCGGCCGCGTTCTACACCGGCGTCTTCGGGTGGGACTTCCAGTCCGCGGGCCCCGAGGCCGGCGGGTACGGCTTCTTCCAGAAGGACGGCAAGACGGTCGCCGCCCTGGGTCCGCTCACCGAGGAGGGCGCCGGCCCGGCCTGGACGGTGTACTTCCAGACGCCGGACGCGGACGCCACCGCCAAGGCGGTCGAGCAGGCCGGCGGGACCGTGCGGGTGGCGCCCTTCGACGTCATGGACGCGGGCCGGATGGCGTGTCTGACCGACCCGGGCGGCGCCGAGTTCTCCGTCTGGCAGCCCGCCGCGACGAAGGGCCTCGAAGCGACGTCCGAGGACAACACGCTGCTCTGGGCCGAGCTGCACGCCCCTGACGTACCGGCCGCGCTGTCCTTCTACCGCTCCCTGTTCGGCTGGCGCTCGCAGGAGATGGAGGCGCCCGGTATGACGTACACGGTGCTGTCCACCGCCGAGGGCGACCAGGAGAACGCCTCGTTCGGCGGCCTCGCCCCGCTCCAGGAGGGCATGGAACCGCGGTGGATCCCGTACTTCTGCGTGGCCGACGCGGACGCCACGGCCGACCGGGCGCAGTCGAACGGCGGCTCGGTCATCATGCCCGCGGCGGACGTGCCGGACGTCGGCCGGATCGCCTGGCTCGCCGACCCGCACGGCGCCCCCTTCGCCATCCTCAAGCCCGACCCCCGGCACGGCTGACCCGGCCGGCGGGCCGCTCCACGCGAAGTGGATCAGTCATCGATCAGTCATCCCGGCATGATCCGCTACGGGCCGACTCCTGGCCGGGCCCGCTCAGGACGGGGCCGCCCGCGACCGGTCCGGCCTGTTCGGGGCGGCGCGCGCGGACCGGGGTGAACAGCGCCAGCACCCCGGTGAGCAGACAGCACGCCCCGGCCACCAGGCACACCGACCCCGTGCCGTAGCGCTGTGCGGCCCAGGTGAGGACGGCCGCGCCGATGGGGGCCGCCGAGTAGTGGATGGTCCAGAAGGCGGAGGTGACCCGGCCGAGCAGATGGTCCGGGGTCACTTCCTGACGCAGCGACATCGAGCAGGTCCCGGACACACTGGCGCAGCCGAGGAACGCGGCGGTCAGCGCGGCGATGCCCGCCACGCTCCCGGCCGAGCCGATCGCCGCCAGGGCGAGCCCACAGACCGCGACACCGCTGATCCAGGTCCCGCCGAAGCCGAGCCGGTGACGGATCCGGGCGACCATCAGCGCGCCGACGACCGTGCCCAGAGCGCCCACGGCGAAGACGGTGCCGACCGCGCCGTCGCCCTGGCCGAGGTCGTGCTTGAGGTGATAAATGATCAGGTCGTTGAGGCCGAGCGTCAGAAAGCTGAAGGCCGACAGCAGGACGGTCAGGCTCCGCAGCACCGGATGCCGCCGCAGGAACGACACCCCGGCGGCGAACTCCTTGCCCAGCGACTCCCGCCGCGGCCCCGGCGCCGCGTCACCGGACGGCTCGGTCCGGCCCTTGAACCGTACGAAGCTCAGACAGAGGGCCGACACCCCGAAGCTCACCGCGTCCACGGCGACGGCCGCCGCCGGGCCCACCCAGGCCGCCACCACACCCGCGAGCAGCGGCCCCACGACCCCGGCCGCGGCGGCCGTCGCGTTCAGCCTGCCGTTGGCCTCGGTGATGCGCTCTGCCGGCACCAGCGCCCGTACGGCGGTGACGTAGGTGACGGAGAACAGCATCCCGACGGCCTCGGCCAGCGGAAGCACCACGTACAGCAGCCAGATCTGCGGGCCGAACGCCCACACCAGCGGTATCAGCGCGTACAGCACGAGGCGGACGAGGTCGCACGCGATCAGCAGCTTCCTGCGGTCGAGGCGGTCGACCACGACCCCCGCGAACACCCCCGCGCCGACCGCGGCCGCGCCCGCGGCGCCGGTCAGCAGGCCCATCTGCGCGACCGAGCCCGTCGCGTGCAGCACAAGCAGCGGCAGGGCGATCAGGGCGAACGAGTCACCGACGACGGAGAGGGTCTGCGCGGCCCAGAAGACGTCGAAGTCGCGGTCGCGCCACAGCGCGGGCGAACGGCCGGGCAGGGGCTCGTCACCGGTGAGTTGAGGCATCCGGGGAGGGTAGTACGCGGTCGTCGCGAAGTCCCGCCCTTTATTTCCGGTGCGGAGAGCGGGCTCCAGCTCGCCGTCTACACGGACGGCCGGCTCGTCGTCGACGCGTGCGCGGGGACGGCCGGTTCACCGGACGGCCGCCCGCTCGGCCCCGCGACACTGATCCACGGCTTCTCCTCCGCACCCGGCTGGTCGCCCCCACGAACAACAGGGCGCGGCTCCTGGCAGACGAGGTCAGGGCGCACCTGGGCTAACGTCCGCCTACAGGTCGTGCACCGCCGTGCGAGCGGCCGAGACGAAGGCCAGGACCGACTCCCAGAAGGGGTCGTAGCACTGGTCGAACAGCGCGACGGCGTCCGGCTCGCCCTCGATGGACGCGCCAAGTGCCCGGTGCGGAGGCCGAGTCGAGAGTCTGAGCGTCTCGGCGGCCGCGGCCACGTCGTCCGGGCCCTCCAGGTTGATCACCCATATGAAGTGGCGGAGCCTGCCGTACTCCACCCGCAGGCTGGCCTGCACCTCCTTCAGCGCGGGGAGCTGTTCGGCGCGGCTGCCGCCCGACTTGTGGATGTCCGACACCGTCCAGTACAGCTCCGCCATCTTGTGCGCCTGCTCGATCAGGCTCACATAGGCCGACCGCCGCGCCTCGCTGATCCGGATGGTGCGCTGGGTGCGCTCGGTGGCGGCGGCCTGGATCTGGGCGGCGCGGGCCGTGCCGCGGCTGGTGACCCAGCTGGCGAGCACGGCCGTGCCGGCGGTCAACGACGAGATCCAGAGGGCGGAGTCAGTCACGCCGGGGACTCTTCCCCCGCACGCTCCCCCCGATGCGGCCGGACCTCACGAGGCGGCCCCGCCGCTGACCCACAGCTGGGCGTGCTGGGTGGAGTCGCACGGGGTCACCATCGCGCCGTTGCTGCCCACTTCGAGGCAGTCACCGCTCGACGTGTTCTTGATGGTGCTGCCGGACGACGTGCGGGTGCCGATCCGCCAGTGCTGGCCGCCGGCGGTCTGGCCGCAGGGGAACGTGGTGGCGTAGCCGGTGAAACCGCCGCCGCCTCCGAAGTCGCTGCCGCCCACGAGGCAGTAACCGCTGCCCCGGTTGATCAGCTGGAAGGAGCCGTCGGAGGCGTACTTGAAGGTCCACGCGTACGACGCGGTGGACTCGCAGGGTCCGTACGAGGCGCTGGTGCCGCCGGCGCTCAGGCACTGGCTGTTGGAGACGTTCTTGACGCGGTAGGTGCCCGGCGAGCCGATCGTCGAGCCGCCGGTCTGGGCGGGCGGATCGGCCGGGGGACGGTTCGTACGGGTGCCGCCGCCGGCCGGTGTGCCGCCGCCCGAGCCCGAGCCGCCCGCAGCGGAGCCGCCCGCCGCGCCGCCCGGGCGCGGGCCGGATCCCGGGGGTGCGGCGGTGGTGCCGGAGGATCCCGAAGCCCCGGGTCCCGAGGAAGCCGCGCCCGACGGGCCCGAGGAGGCACTGGGGGCGGGCGACGACGGAGTGCCCGAGCGGTTCGGCTGCGCCGAAGCCGCTCCCCCGGACTGCCCGGCGGAGTGCGCGGCGGGGGACGACGCCCCGGTGGCGGGCCGGTCCGCGCCGCGGGTGTCGGAGCCGTACGGCATGAGGCTGACACCGATGACCGTACCGCTCACGACGACCACCGCCGGGACCACGGCGAGCAGCACGCGGGGGCGGCGCTCACGCGGCTTCTTCGGGGCGGGCGCGTCCTGCACCACGCCCACCTCCGGTCCGGCGGCGGGACGGAGGTTGACCGTGGACCGGGTGAACTCGGCGAGGTCCGGCACCTTCGCGGCGAACGCGGCCCGCTCGGACAGCTGTTCGGCGATGGCCGACGGCCACTCGACGGAGCCGGACGGCGCCTTCTCCCGGGCGAGATCGGCCAGGTCGGACGCGGCGGGCCGGGCCGCGGGGTTCTTCGCCAGACACCGCTCCAGCAGGTCCGCGAGGTCGGCGTCGACGCGGCGCACCGGTTCGAGGTCGGGCTCCTCGTGCACGATGCGGTACAGCTGGGCGTGCCCGGCGCCCTCCCCGAACGGCGGCCGTCCCGTCGCCGCGTACACGACCAGGCAGCCGAGGGAGAACACATCGGCGGCGCCCGTCAACCGGACGCTGCCCGCGGCCTGTTCGGGTGCCATGTAGGCGAGCGTCCCGATGACCATGCCGGTCTGGGTCAGCCTGCTCTGGTCGGCGGCCCGGGCGATCCCGAAGTCGATCAGGGTGAGGCCGTCCAGGGTGAGCATCACGTTGGAGGGCTTGAGGTCCCGGTGGACGATCTCGCGCGCGTGCACGGCGCCCAGGGCGGCCGCGGCGTCCCCCAGCAGCCGCCAGAGCGCCTCCCGTGGCAGCGACCCGCCGTGCAGCTCGACCGCCGCGTCCAGGGTCAGTCCGGGCACGTACTCGGTGGCGAACCACGGCGGCCGCGCGGTGCGGTCGGTGGCGAGCAGCGACGCGCTGACACCGGTGGGCAGCCTGCCCAGGTTGTCGAGTTCGTGCCCGAAGTGCCGCAGGAAGTCCTGGTCCTCGGCCAGGATCGGGAGGACCTGCTTGACGGCGGTGTAACGGCCCGAGGCCACCCCGAGGTACACCCGCCCCATGCCACCGGAACCGAGCCTTCCGACCAGCGGGAACGAGCCGATCTGCCGTGGGTCGTCCGGCGCGAGCGGCTCCGCTCCACTGCCACTCAGATCGACACCATGTTCCCCGCCCACAGGCGTGCCCCCTCGACTCGTCCGCCCCTGGTGTCCCACCCGTCACTCCAGGGAGATCGACACTTTCCCATGGATGACATGTTCGTGCACGGAAAGGTTCCCGAGCAGGGGAACTGGCGTACGTGAAAATCCTTCAAGTGGGGTTTGTCGGGGGCGATTTCAGGACGGCGCCCGAAACCCGGCTACCACTGCCCCTTCCTGGATCCCGGCGCCGACCGCACCGCGCAGTCGGGGCCCGGCGACATGATCGACTCATGGCCGTCCGGGAAGCGGACCCGGTAGGGCGGTGTGCCGTTCTCGCCCAGGACCTGGACGATCTCACCCGTCTTGTCGTGCTGGCCCACGACTCTGCCGTGCTGCACCAGCTGGTCACCCTCGGTCGCTCGCATCGAGGCCTCCCTCGGAAGCGGACTGGTCGGTAACAGCATTTTATGACCGTCTGGCCCGACAAGCCCGTTCTCACTTCCCTGACCATGTCGGATAGAACCGGGACGACCAGGACGACACGGCACCCGAGGAGGGCGCGCATGACCACGCTGGTGATCGGGGCTCGCGGAAGCGTCGGACGGCAGGTGCTCGACCAGCTGCTCACCCTCGGCGAGCCGGTCCGGGCGTCGGCACGCGATCCGCGGACCGCGGACCTGCCCGCCGGTGTCCCGGTCGTCCCGGCCGACCTCACCAGGCCGGATACGCTCCCGGCCGCGCTCGACGGCGTACGCCGGGTGTTCGTGTACGCCACGGCGGGCGTGGCCGACTTCGCCGTCGCGGCCCGCGCCGCGGGCGTCGAGCACGTGGTGGCCCTCTCTTCCGGGAGCGTGCTCCTGCCGTACGCGCACGGCAACGTGATCGCGGAGGAGCACCGGGCGATGGAGCGGGCGCTCGCCGCCTCCGGCCTGCGCTGGACGCCGATCCGTCCACTCGTCCTCGCGAACAACGCGCTGACCTGGTCGTACTCGATCCGCACGGAGGGCGTGGCCCGGATGCTGCACCCGGAGGCGGCCACGGCGCCGATCCACGAGCGCGATGTCGCCGCGGCGGCGGTCGCCGCGCTGACCGGCCGCGCAAAGAGCGGGGTCAGCGACCTGCTGACCGGCGGCGAGCTGCTGTCGCAGCGCCGCCAGGCCGAGCTGATCGGCGAGGCCGCCGGACGGTCGGTGCGGATCGAGGAGCTCACCGAGGCGCGGGCCCGGCGGGAGTTCGAGCGGTTCGGGTCGCCCGCGGCCGCCGCCTCGATCGTGGAGTTCATCGTCGCCGCCGCCCGGGGCGGCTCTCCGGCGACGGGCACCGCGCGGCGCATCCTCGGACGGCCGCCGCTGCCGTTCGCACGGTGGGCGGCCGACCACGCGGCCACGTTCGCCCGACCAGGGACCCATGGGTGACTTTTGGGAGATATCGCCCTTATTCGTGTGCTAGATACAAGCCATGTCGCACACCGGGACGCTCATCCTGATCATGGCCATCGCGGTCCTCGCGCCCCTGATCGCGTACGCCGCCGGCCGCTGGGCTCCCGTGCCGGTAGCCGTCTTCGAGATCCTGCTCGGTGTCCTCATCGGCCCGGACGTCCTGGACTGGGCCGAGAAGGACCAGCTCATCGACGTGCTCTCGCGCCTCGGTCTGTCCATGCTGATCTTCCTGGCGGGTTACGAGATCGACTTCGACGCCGTGCGCGGCGACACCCTGCGCCGGGCGGTGTGGGCCTGGCTGATCACGCTCGGCCTGGCCCTCGGCATCGCCTTCGCGCTGACCGGCGGCGCCGCCGACAAGAGCTTCGTCATCGGCACCGCCCTCACCAGCACCGCCCTCGGGGCCGTCCTGCCCATCCTGCGCGACTCCGGCAGCCTGCGCGGGCGCTTCGGCACCGTGGTGATGGCCTTCGGCGCGGTCGGCGAGTTCGGCCCGATCATCGCGATGGCCGTCCTGCTCAGCGGGCGCGGTCCCGGGCGGGCCGGTGCCGTGCTGATCGCGTTCGCCGCCGTCACCGCCGCGGCCGTCTTCTGGGCCCTGCGGCCACGGCCGCCCTGGTTCTCCCGGATCATCGCCAGGACCCTGCACAGCAGCGGCCAGTTCGCCGTCCGCTTCGTCATGCTGCTGCTCGCCTGCATGCTCGGGCTCTCGGCCGCCTTCGGGCTGGACTCCCTGCTCGGCGCGTTCGCCGCCGGGCTGTTCACCCGGCTCATCCTCGTCGGCGCGGCGCCCGAGCACAGCGGCGACATCCTCGGCAAGATCGAGGCGATGGGCTTCGGCTTCCTCGTACCGATCTTCTTCATCGTCACCGGCATCGAATTCGACCTGTCCGCCCTCCTCCACGGCGGCCGGCCGCTCGCCCTGGTCCCCGCCTTCCTCGTCCTCTTCCTGCTCGTACGCGGCGCCCCCGCCCTCCTCCTCGCGCCGAACGACCTCGCGCGCCGCGACCGCGCCGCCCTCGCCCTGTACTGCGCCACCTGCCTGCCCCTCGTCGTCGCCATCACCACCATCGGCATCGACGACGGCACGCTCGGCGCCGACGAGGGCGCGGCGCTCGTCGGCGCGGCCATCCTGTCCGTACTGATCCTGCCGCTCGTCGCCCTGCGCATCCGGGCGGCGGGAGCCGGGGAGCGGCAGCGGGCCGAGGTGTCGGAGTCCTGGTGAGCCCCGTTCATCTGCTCGCGGCCCACCCCAGCACCACCGCGGCGACGGCCGCGAGCGCGGCCACCGCGCTCCACAGCACCGAAGTGCGGTGCCAGAAGGGCGGGTTGCCGGTCACCGGCCGGGCGGGCGGGAGCGCCGCCCGCCCATCGGGTTCCGTCTTCGTGATCGCGGCGTCGACGCGGACCCGTGAGCCGCCGTGGACGGTGATGCTGATGACGGGCGCGGGCAGGGGC encodes the following:
- a CDS encoding diacylglycerol kinase family protein; translation: MRQFTAVVNPTAGGSQGAAALIPLARLLREGGAELEVEYSRGLDHARTLARRAAEQGRVVLGVGGDGMVGCVAGALAGTDALVGIVPAGRGNDFARALGLPSEPAALAELLLRGAPRKVDAIEVESAVHDKVAVLGSVYAGVDAVANRHANASRLLRGAASYYMGGLRAVLGWRTAHYRVTVDGTLHERSGYTVIAANSGFYGFGRHIAPGAAVDDGLLDVVILNDSPRRLFFKVMKELEDGSHVHRPQVEILRGREVRIEADRPLPYGADGEVEAVLPVTARVLPGALTLLA
- a CDS encoding VanZ family protein, whose product is MAVRILIMVVAIAALAAFSAVLAELTLTPSPASRDIAGSNLRPGHSLREYADDYTFLAACRQVGGNLLLGVPFGLILPVLVRRRLRAVRVLLYTVVVMVFIELAQGALVEGRAFDVDDVLLNTSGALLGYVLLGRRMGRGFHHLGERRREGTKPSRVWRFGERRAAAPRR
- a CDS encoding VOC family protein translates to MLSTDFVTGAPNWLDLGSPDTKAAAAFYTGVFGWDFQSAGPEAGGYGFFQKDGKTVAALGPLTEEGAGPAWTVYFQTPDADATAKAVEQAGGTVRVAPFDVMDAGRMACLTDPGGAEFSVWQPAATKGLEATSEDNTLLWAELHAPDVPAALSFYRSLFGWRSQEMEAPGMTYTVLSTAEGDQENASFGGLAPLQEGMEPRWIPYFCVADADATADRAQSNGGSVIMPAADVPDVGRIAWLADPHGAPFAILKPDPRHG
- a CDS encoding MFS transporter codes for the protein MPQLTGDEPLPGRSPALWRDRDFDVFWAAQTLSVVGDSFALIALPLLVLHATGSVAQMGLLTGAAGAAAVGAGVFAGVVVDRLDRRKLLIACDLVRLVLYALIPLVWAFGPQIWLLYVVLPLAEAVGMLFSVTYVTAVRALVPAERITEANGRLNATAAAAGVVGPLLAGVVAAWVGPAAAVAVDAVSFGVSALCLSFVRFKGRTEPSGDAAPGPRRESLGKEFAAGVSFLRRHPVLRSLTVLLSAFSFLTLGLNDLIIYHLKHDLGQGDGAVGTVFAVGALGTVVGALMVARIRHRLGFGGTWISGVAVCGLALAAIGSAGSVAGIAALTAAFLGCASVSGTCSMSLRQEVTPDHLLGRVTSAFWTIHYSAAPIGAAVLTWAAQRYGTGSVCLVAGACCLLTGVLALFTPVRARRPEQAGPVAGGPVLSGPGQESARSGSCRDD
- a CDS encoding serine/threonine-protein kinase; protein product: MGGEHGVDLSGSGAEPLAPDDPRQIGSFPLVGRLGSGGMGRVYLGVASGRYTAVKQVLPILAEDQDFLRHFGHELDNLGRLPTGVSASLLATDRTARPPWFATEYVPGLTLDAAVELHGGSLPREALWRLLGDAAAALGAVHAREIVHRDLKPSNVMLTLDGLTLIDFGIARAADQSRLTQTGMVIGTLAYMAPEQAAGSVRLTGAADVFSLGCLVVYAATGRPPFGEGAGHAQLYRIVHEEPDLEPVRRVDADLADLLERCLAKNPAARPAASDLADLAREKAPSGSVEWPSAIAEQLSERAAFAAKVPDLAEFTRSTVNLRPAAGPEVGVVQDAPAPKKPRERRPRVLLAVVPAVVVVSGTVIGVSLMPYGSDTRGADRPATGASSPAAHSAGQSGGAASAQPNRSGTPSSPAPSASSGPSGAASSGPGASGSSGTTAAPPGSGPRPGGAAGGSAAGGSGSGGGTPAGGGTRTNRPPADPPAQTGGSTIGSPGTYRVKNVSNSQCLSAGGTSASYGPCESTASYAWTFKYASDGSFQLINRGSGYCLVGGSDFGGGGGFTGYATTFPCGQTAGGQHWRIGTRTSSGSTIKNTSSGDCLEVGSNGAMVTPCDSTQHAQLWVSGGAAS
- a CDS encoding DUF1918 domain-containing protein → MRATEGDQLVQHGRVVGQHDKTGEIVQVLGENGTPPYRVRFPDGHESIMSPGPDCAVRSAPGSRKGQW
- a CDS encoding NAD(P)H-binding protein, with translation MTTLVIGARGSVGRQVLDQLLTLGEPVRASARDPRTADLPAGVPVVPADLTRPDTLPAALDGVRRVFVYATAGVADFAVAARAAGVEHVVALSSGSVLLPYAHGNVIAEEHRAMERALAASGLRWTPIRPLVLANNALTWSYSIRTEGVARMLHPEAATAPIHERDVAAAAVAALTGRAKSGVSDLLTGGELLSQRRQAELIGEAAGRSVRIEELTEARARREFERFGSPAAAASIVEFIVAAARGGSPATGTARRILGRPPLPFARWAADHAATFARPGTHG
- a CDS encoding cation:proton antiporter, which gives rise to MSHTGTLILIMAIAVLAPLIAYAAGRWAPVPVAVFEILLGVLIGPDVLDWAEKDQLIDVLSRLGLSMLIFLAGYEIDFDAVRGDTLRRAVWAWLITLGLALGIAFALTGGAADKSFVIGTALTSTALGAVLPILRDSGSLRGRFGTVVMAFGAVGEFGPIIAMAVLLSGRGPGRAGAVLIAFAAVTAAAVFWALRPRPPWFSRIIARTLHSSGQFAVRFVMLLLACMLGLSAAFGLDSLLGAFAAGLFTRLILVGAAPEHSGDILGKIEAMGFGFLVPIFFIVTGIEFDLSALLHGGRPLALVPAFLVLFLLVRGAPALLLAPNDLARRDRAALALYCATCLPLVVAITTIGIDDGTLGADEGAALVGAAILSVLILPLVALRIRAAGAGERQRAEVSESW